The Toxotes jaculatrix isolate fToxJac2 chromosome 6, fToxJac2.pri, whole genome shotgun sequence genomic interval TGGGTTTTTGTGTAGTCGGGGAGGTTGTGATGATGGGAGGAGAGGCTACCAGCATCTGGACGACACAGACGCTCGCAAACCGGGTTCACGATCGTTAACCAAGCTGATCCGAGCATCCCCCACACACGCCACATCCCTTGGTACAAAGTATACTTAGGACAGAGTGGTGAATCTGAGTGGAGGGTAGGTTAGAAAACCAGTTGGGTGGTGTGTAGTGTTTGATGAAGTTGAGTCTCCTGTGAGGTTTTTGGGTTCACCTGCTTTGAACAAACAGGACAGGGGAAACAGGGAAAGAGTGGGGACAGCAAATTTTGGCAGGAGTGTGGAGAAGGGAAGGGGAGAGGCGGGGTGTTGGGTGCTAGAGGGAAATGCTAGTCTCCCCTCCCAGACATGAcaagggaaaataaaagaggaagacaTGATGAGCTTGGTTACTGCTCAAGTGCTCCAAAGGCATCGGCTGCTCggggaggggagtgtgtgtgatcGGGTTAGGGAGGGATGAAGTATTGGGCACCATAACAGAGAAAACGAAAGAAAGACCTACTTTAAATTTAAGCTATAGCTTTCATTATCCAAGTGTTTggccagaattttttttttttttgctggtctTGGTTAAGTACAGATTTGTCATGACAACCTTTAGCAACATGCTCATCTTTGCTATGGATCAACTTATAGTGCTTAAGGGGGCAAAAGAGTACACAGCGCAAGTGTGTTGAGGGGAGAGTGAAGAGGGCGGGTTAGTGAaagatgacaacaacaacaaaaaaaaaaaaaaaataagaaagaggGATAACAAATGGGGAAGAgagaaggcagaaaaaaagaacaaaaaagtaACTATCAACTAGGACTGGGAGTAGTGTGAAATGCAAGAGGATGGTAAGGGTGAGCTGCTAGGTGGCTGGGTACAGGCTGCTTTAGTATCCGGACTTCCTCAGGTAGTCAGCAATATGAAATGCTTTCTTGTTGAGCTGCCCTCCATGGATACCTTCCTTCCCCATGACCAAAACCAATGCTGGAgtacacaaaggaaaaaaacaacaacaaaataaatgaatagacATGGTGATAGCAgggcaggaaaagaaaatactttttttttttattgccatcTTGCTAAATGTGGGGCTATATTGTTGAGGACAGAGTGTGAACCCTGCACTGTGTTAGAAATGCTCCTGGGATTTTGTTTAATGGGACTGTTTGGGGGGAGAAAATGGGCTTGACagtaatctgttttttttttttgtctgttttttgaagttttgtgtttttttgtttgccttttagtttgtttgttttttctctctccctcagctaCGCCACATAAGCTACATCAAAACTAAGCTAAAACCCTGAATCCCTCAAGTATTTTGCCATCGAGTATGCCTTCTTATTCAATCCGCCTCCATGGACCCCTTCTTTGCCCATTACCAAGACCaagactgaaagaaaagagacagagaagggacATTTAGAGAACGTGTGGAGATCACACAAGTGAAAAGAGAAGAGCACACAGCCAAACACAGCAGGCAGAcgagacaggaggaggacagtggCACAAAAAGCATAGCAGCGCCTTTAGTCTGAAGGCCGTCTTGAGCCTAAACATTCATTTCCttatcagtgctgctgttggtgaAACAAGACATGTCACATTACAATTACGAAGACGGAAAGTGAGTACAGCAGGAGGATAGTTGTAAAGGATGCATGCaaagctgtttttcagtgtgtacaCATGTGCAAGTTCACTTCAACATCTTCTGAATTCCACTAAGAGTGAAAGCAAGATCTGCACGACATTTGAGATTacacaaactgttaaaaaaaaaaaaaaaaaaaaagcaaatagtTCATGAAATTTCCATTTTGTGAATTTCCCTTGGgaatgaataaagtatctatctatctgaaATGTCAAAGAACTAATTCTCCACATCAGCACTCTTTGGCCTCATATTAAGAATCACTACTGAGCTGGAGCCAAAGCAGAGTCACAATTTGACAAGATACAGGCCTAATTAAGCTGTATTGCACaacgttttaaaaaatgtctggtTTAAATTGGTAATATTGCATCTCTAATTCTTGAGAACATGTCAGAAGACAACTTGCGGCTTCTAAGCTCTCTGAAAAGCAGTAATTAGTAAGTATTAAATTTATATCAGAGCTAGGcaaaacatacatttcacaTATCTGTGCATTTCTAAAATTCTATCCagttgaaataaaatattattgCCACTAATCATTTGATCATATCCACATTATCTACGTAAAAAACTTCTGAAAGCACAGATAAATGATCATTTCACTATCTATAATAATGGATTTGGTCTAAGATAGTTCGTCAATTTACCCCAGCCATAATCTGACACTGCATGGGagatattttaaatttactAGTCCACATGGCTGCCAATTCATATACTTTCACTATTTGTGTTACATTAATAGCACATCCAGACAATACCTGGTTGCTTGTCTACAGTAGCTGGTGGAGTAGAGCGTCCCTGTTTGTACTACTGAGTTTACTGCACTCCACTTGAAGACTCTTGAGCTTTCATTGTTTCATCTGTAATCAATACGCACCATGCCAGCAGCAAAGAGTAAGAAAGTGAAGCTTCTACTGACTACTAACAACCATCACTAATACagcacacatgcagatacaGCAGCATGCTTGTGGTACCTCTCCTCAATACATGTAAAGCCCTGAAGTGCCTGAAAACGTATTTTACCCGGAACAGAGTGGAAGCGTGTGAGCAGGGGAACAGATTCATACTTTGtgggcagggtgagtgttaaccaggaaggAGAAAGACACATGCAGTTGAGTAAGTTCTTAGAAAATCCTAGCCCAAGGAGTGAGCCCAGTGCGTGTGGAATAGTAAGCAGTTAAACTCTCACCTGTAAGTTTTAGTAGTGTCTGAGAAAAGTGGGGAGGACAGGGCATTGGGGCCCATACAGGCAACATGAAAACTGGCACAACTCTCAGGCAAGTCCCTAAAAGGGACCCCAAATTTCCTAATCTGGTACCAATTCTTGTATGAAACAATCAGAATTCGTCATTCCTAAAGTAAAGGGCTGTCAATTCCAAAATGCCACATTCTACTGTTGACAGCTGTGTGTATTTAAAGCTAtccattgtaaaaaaaataaaatagaatctGCAGGTATCTATGGTTTTAAATCTCAGAGGAATTCACATAATTTATGCATCAAATAAGAATTTTCATATAAACATGAAACACCCATTAATTATGTTagtattttatacatttgctttaaacactgtttaaaaaacaaactcgGCCTTCAAATGGTGATCCATGAGTGAGCTGTGACCTCTGTGGTGAAGTGTTTCAGCTATGCAGAGCACAAATCATGTGCCAGCTTTACTGTTGTTCTGGCTGACAAGAATCCAGTCTGAGGAAGTTACAGCCAAATGATACGATCAATCTGACTGAACCACTATTTGTTGTTGAAGATTAGGAGTGAATTGTACACCAATATGGATTAGAAATGACTTTAGGTATGCACCACAATTTGCCCAAAGTAAGGACATGAGGCAGTTTGTAAACTATCTGTATCACAGAACAAATCAGAAAAAGGGCTGAGTTGTATTGAAAAATCTGAACAAACAGAATTGGATGAGAATTGCTCAAAATATGTCAGGAGCCAGTAAGCATAAACATCTAGACATTAGTTAAAGGGCAAACCGCTAGAAATGTAATCAATTGAGGACATTATCAGCACAGAAGACTTTAACCCCTAACCTAAAATTTGAGGGAAATATCCCTTTATGGTTGCATCTAATAAACCTCTTTATATGAACTTGCCGTTCAGCTTTACAACAACCTGCCTGCATATTTCTATACATCACATTTAACTGAGATGCACCTGTTTTCCTTCATAAATCAGGTGACATTCAAAGGAATATCCAGTGAGTCTCAGACATTTTAACATCTGCAAATGTCATATATTGAGGAAAGGTTCTTTGAAGATCTATGCCACATGCATGGACAACAGAGGTTCTAAAAATAGCTAAACTAATGCACTATATCAAAGCAGGCTACTGTGTCACTGTAGCACTACTAAAATGTATGCGGctaacgacaacaacaacagcgcTGAATGTGGTGCTCACCTTTGCCGGCTCTGCCTACAGAAACGTTGTATGTTGGCTCTCCTCCTTGACTCTTTGTCCGGATGTCCATTGTCCAGTCGCCGTCAATTTGGAGACTGTCTCTGATTACGGAGCACTTTTTATTGCCTAAGGTCAGCCCACTGGTGAAGAATCCCTCTCGGTCCTTTCCTGTTACCACATCAATTTCTTCAGGCtatgaaaaatcacaaaagcaAGAAGTCAGGTACATATACATCTGCCAGTCTTAAAGCAGAACAACAATCCACTCAGGTAGAGAGACACTTGAATCTCTTCCGGTTTTTCTTCGCAATAATTTGTGGGCGTTTTTCCCTTGCTCTTGTTGACCATTTTTTGCTCCATGTGTGGGTGCTGTGAAGCCCTGAGACTAATTAAGTCctatacaaaaaaacaatttaattcaTTTGCCACATATCAGCACccaattttcttttccttgatAAGCAATAACTTACCAAGTTATTATAGAGCTGGACAAACCATTgagtttttgatattttatcttTGAACTGTCCACTCCTCATATTAGCTGCCTGTAATTTTGGTTATCTGGGACTTATAGCATGTTCCTCTGCTGCACCAGTTTACAACACTCTTCACTGGTGCAGCTGCCAAATGTGAGATGTTAAATGTATGCTTCAGAGATATTTGGACTGGAACATCACACGTGGCCTGAGCACAGAACAGTGATCCAATCAGAAACCattcaaataaatgataaaGCCTCATCCTCcttattattcatttaaaaaaaatgtacaaaataccTTACGTCTTTCTAGCTTGAAagttaaatgttttgtctttagaAAGTTGACCTTTGTCAATGACCAAAAATATTCCAAAGTTCTCAAGTGTTTGACAAAAGACAGCCATTTAATCACTTTaccaaaacaaatacataaaaaataataattataatctAAATTAATAATTGTTCTTATTAAAAAAGTCTATAAGAGTGAGAATCTGACCGAACTTTAAGTATTTTGCAGTTGTTTCACTTTGGCCAGAATTATTAAGGACATTAGTTGGAACTACATATTAATAAAGAATATCCATCACATAACAAATTAGTTAGCCAGTATAATATACATACGTCTTCAAACTATCAGAATCAAGTCCTGAAATCTCAGAGGCCCACTGCAGCCGACCAAGACCATTATGCTCTAAAATGTACTCCAAGGTCTGACTACTGCTAATATTCCATTTTTGAGAGAACTGCTTTTCCCCGAAACGTgtgcaaaaaaatgtatttattcgCACTGCCGTTAATAAAACAGGTTTATCAGACGGGATTTATTTCCTTTGAACTGGTCTGCAGAACAAAAGGCGTCGCCCCTTAACTCCAGAACTGCACAGTCATGGCACACAACTAAAcctttcagacaaaaaaaaggacgGGAAACTCAAATTCATGCAGGCTTAGAAAACGTTAGCATGACGGCTAGCTCAATGTCTGGGCCCGGCCGGCTAGTCACACCAACAGTTGTTCCCCCATTGGGACCCGGTTCTCTATTCcttaatgaaatgaaacttgCATCGCAGTTTTATAGTCCCCGTGTTAACTTGAAAGCCGATTTCGTTTACCAAAATTTCAGTCACTCGCTACGGACAAAACCAGACTGGCTAACGCTGATACCATGTGTCTCCACATgggttaccccccccccccccccgcacaaaaaaataactttaaaaaaaacaactgtaaaaCGCTTGTGGCCATTTGCTGAATTTGCTCCTTCAAAGCTTAACGATTCTCTGCTCCAAGCCCCGAGAAGACACTCCCAAGTAACGATAGCTATCAGCGGCACACTCGTTCATAGATCACTTATCCATGGATTGGGTTATCATTTCGTCCTCAGAAAAACTACATGTTTGTTACAGCCACATCACGGCTCGTGTCTTTATCATcacacaaatatttaaattacTGAGTAATAATTAATTTAACAGACAAAATGGAGGCTCAAGGAAGTGCCTGACACGACTCTTAAGCTaagttttatttacacaaatGCTGCAATCCTTTCAAGTTTTCGTGCGATAGCTTAAAAAAACGTAATAAGTCTGGAGTGTGAATCTGGACCGCTGCTGCACATGTTCACCGCTAACCAAACGGCTCGATTAGCCTCCATGAACAAAATGAATAAGAAACTGGGAGTGTATCCGCCATCTTGGAAAATAAGGGGCGGTAGCAGCAGTGTGATTCACAGAAGCCGAATAGG includes:
- the pfn2b gene encoding profilin-2 isoform X1, which translates into the protein MSWQSYVDTLMADGSCQDAAIVGYTDAKYVWASYAGGTFASITPEEIDVVTGKDREGFFTSGLTLGNKKCSVIRDSLQIDGDWTMDIRTKSQGGEPTYNVSVGRAGKALVLVMGKEGIHGGQLNKKAFHIADYLRKSGY
- the pfn2b gene encoding profilin-2 isoform X2 — its product is MSWQSYVDTLMADGSCQDAAIVGYTDAKYVWASYAGGTFASITPEEIDVVTGKDREGFFTSGLTLGNKKCSVIRDSLQIDGDWTMDIRTKSQGGEPTYNVSVGRAGKVLVLVMGKEGVHGGGLNKKAYSMAKYLRDSGF